From Rutidosis leptorrhynchoides isolate AG116_Rl617_1_P2 chromosome 3, CSIRO_AGI_Rlap_v1, whole genome shotgun sequence, a single genomic window includes:
- the LOC139899178 gene encoding LOW QUALITY PROTEIN: BTB/POZ domain-containing protein At5g48800-like (The sequence of the model RefSeq protein was modified relative to this genomic sequence to represent the inferred CDS: inserted 2 bases in 1 codon) gives MDLHHQHHQTQLIMTKGSRHRHRYNEWIFRDVPSDITIEVNGVAFALHKFPLVSRSGRIRKLVSEHRESSISRVELLSLPGGTETFELAAKFCYGINFEITPSNVAQLCCVSDFLEMSEDYSNNNLGSRADEYLNYIVCQNLEMCVEVLQQCENLLPLADELKIVTRCIDAIASKACVEQIASSFSRLEYSSSGRLHMSRQKCEADWWIKDLSVLRIDLYQRVITAMKCRGVRPESISESLMNYAEXLTKKSNGQSDHERVVVETIVSLLPVEKLVVPLSFLFGLLRSSTMLECSVGCRLDLERRIGSQLDIVTLDDLLIPSFRYGSDTLFDVDTVHRILVNFSQQDDSDDDQDGWGFESNGLDSPSETALIKVSKLVDNYLAEIAPDVNLKLAKFIAVAESLPAHARTVHDGLYRSIDVYLKAHQGLTEQDKKKLCRLIDFQKLSPEAGAHAAQNDRLPLQPIVHVLYIEQLRLKNALYCSELDDNPKLPVHHQSWRINSGALSAAMSPKDNYASLRRENRELKLELARLRMRLNDLEKEHVCMKRNMEKSNSRKFISSFSKKISKINLYGHSLSRGSTSPSRNSQRTDSKVTVRTE, from the exons ATggacctgcaccaccagcaccatcaAACCCAGCTCATTATGACCAAAGGCTCGCGCCATCGTCATCGCTATAACGAATG GATATTTCGTGATGTCCCAAGCGATATAACTATAGAAGTGAATGGTGTTGCATTTGCATTGCATAAA TTTCCTCTCGTGTCTCGAAGTGGAAGAATTCGGAAACTGGTATCGGAACATCGCGAGTCTTCGATATCTCGAGTAGAGCTCCTTAGCCTACCTGGTGGCACTGAAACATTCGAGCTCGCAGCAAAATTCTGTTACGGTATAAATTTCGAGATAACACCATCTAATGTGGCTCAACTATGCTGTGTTTCCGATTTCCTCGAAATGAGTGAAGATTACTCGAACAACAACCTCGGATCACGTGCAGACGAGTATCTCAACTATATCGTCTGCCAAAATCTCGAAATGTGCGTTGAAGTCTTGCAACAATGTGAAAACTTACTACCTTTAGCTGATGAGCTCAAAATAGTAACCCGATGCATCGATGCAATCGCTTCAAAAGCTTGCGTGGAGCAAATCGCGTCGAGTTTTTCACGACTGGAGTATAGTAGTTCGGGTCGACTTCATATGAGTCGACAAAAGTGTGAAGCTGATTGGTGGATTAAAGATTTATCTGTTCTTCGTATCGATTTGTATCAACGGGTCATCACCGCTATGAAATGTCGTGGGGTGAGGCCCGAAAGCATCAGTGAATCGCTTATGAATTACGCCGA GTTGACAAAAAAGTCAAACGGTCAAAGTGATCATGAACGGGTCGTAGTTGAGACGATTGTTAGTTTGCTGCCCGTTGAGAAACTTGTCGTTCCGTTAAGTTTTTTATTCGGGTTGTTGAGAAGTTCAACAATGCTTGAATGTAGCGTTGGTTGTAGGCTTGATCTCGAGAGGCGAATCGGGTCACAATTGGATATAGTGACACTTGATGATCTTTTGATACCTTCGTTTCGATATGGTAGTGACACTTTATTTGATGTCGATACGGTTCATAGGATTTTGGTTAATTTTTCACAGCaagatgatagtgatgatgatCAAGACGGGTGGGGTTTTGAATCTAACGGTCTTGATTCGCCGTCAGAAACGGCGTTAATTAAGGTTTCAAAGTTGGTTGATAATTATTTGGCTGAAATTGCGCCTGATGTGAATCTTAAACTTGCCAAATTTATCGCGGTTGCAGAAAGCTTACCGGCACATGCTCGTACGGTTCACGATGGGCTGTATCGATCCATCGACGTTTATCTCAAG GCTCATCAGGGTTTAACAGAACAAGACAAAAAGAAGCTATGTCGATTAATCGATTTCCAGAAACTTTCACCAGAAGCTGGTGCACATGCTGCGCAGAACGATCGACTACCGCTTCAACCGATAGTCCACGTTTTATACATCGAGCAATTACGGCTTAAAAACGCCTTATACTGTTCTGAGCTCGATGACAACCCAAAATTGCCGGTGCACCACCAGTCGTGGCGGATCAACAGTGGTGCTCTCAGTGCTGCCATGTCACCAAAAGATAATTATGCTTCGTTAAGAAGAGAAAACCGGGAGCTTAAACTTGAGTTGGCTCGATTAAGAATGAGATTAAATGATTTGGAAAAAGAACATGTGTGTATGAAGAGAAATATGGAAAAATCTAACTCGAGAAAATTTATAAGCTCGTTTTCGAAGAAGATAAGTAAAATAAATCTTTATGGACATAGTTTATCAAGAGGATCAACATCTCCTTCAAGAAATTCACAAAGAACAGATTCTAAGGTAACCGTGAGGACAGAATGA
- the LOC139902478 gene encoding disease resistance protein At4g27190-like, translating into MEIAAKVIEKVMDLTFVVAKREIGYMWNCEQRVQNYRNEVQKLEEMKGRIQQKIQIAKDKGDTLVVGVEDWVNVADTRISTAREFLTEEANAKKTCFGIGLCGNWSTLHRYGKMATQTIAPLTELQVRGTTYDNCEIAIDTPAPRQLDVYQNKNLDGITTQNSALGDIIAAIEDESVQIIGIYGVGGVGKTTLAKEVNSRVNSMFADVAFTTVSKSFDVEKIQKDTENARKRIINGEKILIILDDVWEELNLDELCIPCGIQHMNCKILLTSRRKHVCENMNAQSLICVNTLPQEEAWILFKNVVGDKLETDTGLTSVARDVAKECGGLPLVIDVIGKTLKNKGISSWKATLTQLQKNALKNKDVDAAIETVYDRLKLSYDYLKNEAQWCFLQCSVFPEDYNILVEDLVLYRVGLEKSKEIESIEDVRSTVQNAVNILMSYGLLDADKGDDDSKYYIRMHDVCRDMALLIANEGSTNHFLVMAWEGLTEWLPRNNIQQSYTGISLMYNRISKLPEDHISFPNLEAAYLQGNYLESISDQFIEGIKNARVLNLAYNEISSLPQSLTRLSQLRMLNLEGNYIREISIIGELKGLEILNLNSTDIEEVPECIGQLVNLRRLEVIDCKKLSYISPDVISKLRRLEELRIQFPVHCKEVHECLVAVNCLSKLAFLELIVPSLYKFSEGCNFNKFKGFAIQFTDNRNLIRKLMGLQQVTFKHIWTSERYLSLDMEYDVFPILRIQKLIEEMQLKSF; encoded by the exons ATGGAAATCGCAGCGAAGGTCATCGAAAAAGTTATGGACTTGACGTTTGTTGTTGCCAAGAGGGAGATTGGTTACATGTGGAATTGCGAACAACGTGTTCAAAATTATAGAAATGAAGTTCAAAAGCTCGAAGAGATGAAAGGGAGGATTCAACAAAAAATACAAATAGCCAAAGATAAAGGAGATACACTCGTGGTTGGTGTGGAAGACTGGGTCAACGTTGCTGATACTAGAATTTCAACGGCCCGAGAATTTCTTACAGAAGAAGCTAACGCAAAGAAGACTTGCTTTGGAATAGGTTTGTGTGGTAACTGGAGCACTCTTCATCGTTACGGTAAGATGGCAACACAGACGATTGCTCCTCTTACGGAGCTCCAGGTACGTGGCACGACTTATGACAATTGTGAGATTGCGATTGATACCCCTGCACCTCGCCAACTAGATGTCTACCAAAACAAGAATCTTGATGGTATTACTACCCAAAATTCAGCTTTGGGGGATATCATTGCAGCTATTGAAGATGAAAGCGTACAAATTATCGGAATCTATGGTGTAGGAGGTGTAGGAAAAACTACATTGGCCAAGGAAGTTAATTCAAGAGTAAATAGTATGTTTGCTGATGTTGCATTTACAACTGTCTCTAAAAGTTTTGATGTTGAAAAGATCCAAAAGGATACTGAAAATGCAAGAAAGCGAATTATAAATGGTGAGAAGATTCTAATCATATTAGATGATGTGTGGGAGGAATTGAATCTAGATGAATTGTGCATTCCGTGTGGTATCCAACACATGAACTGCAAAATTTTATTGACATCTAGAAGGAAACATGTGTGTGAGAATATGAATGCTCAGAGTTTAATCTGTGTGAACACTTTGCCACAAGAAGAGGCATGGATTCTTTTCAAAAATGTTGTTGGTGACAAATTGGAGACCGACACCGGTTTGACTTCAGTTGCAAGGGATGTCGCTAAAGAATGCGGTGGATTGCCACTGGTCATTGACGTGATTGGAAAAACTTTGAAAAACAAAGGTATCAGTTCATGGAAGGCAACTTTAACTCAGTTACAGAAAAATGCTTTGAAAAACAAAGATGTCGATGCAGCAATAGAAACGGTATATGACCGTTTGAAGCTAAGCTATGATTATCTTAAAAATGAAGCGCAATGGTGCTTCTTACAGTGTAGTGTTTTCCCGGAAGACTATAATATCTTGGTGGAAGACTTGGTACTTTACAGGGTAGGCTTGGAAAAGTCTAAGGAGATTGAAAGCATAGAGGATGTGAGAAGCACTGTTCAAAATGCAGTGAATATCCTCATGTCTTATGGTTTGTTGGATGCAGATAAGGGGGATGATGATTCAAAATACTACATCAGAATGCATGATGTTTGCCGTGATATGGCATTATTAATTGCAAATGAAGGTAGTACAAATCATTTTCTGGTGATGGCTTGGGAAGGTTTGACTGAATGGTTGCCAAGAAACAACATCCAACAAAGTTACACGGGGATCTCGTTGATGTACAATAGAATAAGTAAGCTTCCTGAAGATCATATTAGCTTCCCAAATCTTGAAGCTGCCTATTTGCAGGGTAATTATTTGGAATCTATTTCTGATCAATTTATTGAAGGAATAAAAAACGCTAGAGTATTAAATTTGGCCTATAATGAGATCTCATCCCTCCCACAGTCATTAACCAGGCTCTCACAACTTCGCATGCTCAATCTTGAGGGAAATTATATACGTGAAATTAGTATAATAGGTGAGTTGAAAGGCCTTGAGATTCTAAATCTCAATTCTACTGATATCGAAGAAGTTCCTGAATGTATTGGTCAATTGGTTAACTTAAGGCGGCTTGAAGTTATAGATTGTAAAAAGCTATCTTATATATCACCAGATGTCATTTCGAAGCTCAGGCGGCTGGAAGAGTTACGCATTCAATTCCCGGTCCATTGCAAAGAAGTTCACGAGTGTCTTGTTGCGGTGAACTGTTTGTCGAAGCTCGCGTTTTTGGAATTAATAGTGCCAAGTCTTTATAAATTTTCTGAAGGTTGTAATTTTAATAAATTCAAAGGATTCGCAATTCAATTCACAGATAATCGTAATTTGATCCGCAAACTAATGGGATTACAACAGGTTACTTTCAAACACATTTGGACTTCAGAACGTTATTTATCTTTGGACATGGAGTATGATGTGTTTCCAATCTTACGGATACAAAAGCTAATTGAG GAAATGCAACTGAAAAGTTTTTAA